In Hymenobacter gelipurpurascens, one DNA window encodes the following:
- the uvsE gene encoding UV DNA damage repair endonuclease UvsE, protein MKIGYPCVNESLDCTSTSTFRLASYSDERLELTVRNNLNCLLRILEFNVAQGMLFFRIGSGVVPFGSHPINGFPWQTHFAAEFRAVGDYIKAHNMRVSFHPDQFVVLNSPDAGIVERSISELVYQGSMLDLMGLDSTHKLQIHVGGLYNDRELAISRFIDTYRRLPAPVTARLVIENDDRLFSLQDCLRVHEAVGIPILFDNFHHECLNHGEPMAEALRLAAGTWHPERDGTMMMDYSSQAPGERKGKHTTSLVEELFREFLTHLQGVNPDIMLEIKDKEISARRAVAILHELGLATPQPVSIQ, encoded by the coding sequence ATGAAAATCGGCTATCCTTGCGTAAACGAGTCTTTGGACTGCACTTCTACCAGCACGTTCCGGCTGGCGTCTTACTCCGATGAGCGGCTGGAGCTCACGGTGCGCAACAACCTCAACTGCCTGCTGCGCATCCTGGAGTTTAATGTGGCCCAGGGCATGCTGTTCTTCCGCATTGGCTCGGGCGTGGTACCGTTCGGCTCCCACCCTATCAACGGGTTTCCCTGGCAAACGCACTTTGCGGCGGAGTTTCGGGCCGTCGGCGACTATATCAAGGCCCACAACATGCGGGTGTCCTTCCACCCCGATCAGTTTGTGGTGCTGAACTCGCCCGATGCCGGCATTGTGGAACGTAGCATTTCGGAGCTGGTGTACCAGGGCTCGATGCTGGATCTGATGGGCCTCGACAGCACGCACAAGCTGCAAATCCACGTCGGCGGCCTCTACAACGACCGGGAGCTGGCCATTTCGCGCTTTATCGACACCTACCGCCGCCTGCCGGCCCCCGTTACGGCCCGCCTGGTTATTGAAAACGACGACCGGTTGTTTAGCCTGCAGGACTGCCTGCGCGTGCACGAGGCCGTGGGCATCCCGATTCTGTTCGATAATTTCCACCACGAGTGCCTGAACCACGGCGAGCCAATGGCCGAAGCCCTGCGCCTAGCTGCTGGCACCTGGCATCCGGAGCGCGACGGCACCATGATGATGGACTACAGCTCTCAGGCGCCTGGCGAGCGGAAGGGTAAGCACACCACCTCTTTGGTAGAAGAGCTGTTTCGGGAGTTTCTTACCCATTTGCAAGGCGTGAACCCCGATATCATGCTCGAAATCAAAGACAAGGAAATCAGTGCGCGGCGGGCCGTAGCCATCCTGCACGAGCTGGGCCTGGCTACACCGCAGCCGGTTTCTATTCAATAA
- a CDS encoding sensor histidine kinase: protein MKLGAKFSLFNALSRIAILLLLVGVLPPVMSRLALLSTDQRLQQKKEKVLRIIRRTGISTFIEGEQSSYGSYNLLKEEFISLEEIPPGPKIDVIEDSKRAVEDEIVEYRVLSYSFVQDGQPYLLEIGRSTGSIGETEKNFRRYAFYILLVAIGLTTLADLAFFRYLLEPLNTIIRKRLKNVHNPASFTFDPIPTSTTDFRYLDESLREMMTTIQESFTKERKFIADASHELLTPLTALQYRFDNMLADESLSDENLLRVVESQRTVHRLRTIIKSLLMISKIENDQFPRTETVSLAQLVAEVAEELQDRLQVHNLTLHQQVSPDFAVVNCNRGLLFTLLFNLVSNAIKYNRPEGQIHVLGHPAGAGYVLEIRDTGLGISKEQLPRLFDRFDKGAAADTDSYGLGLSIVRTIAELHHIRLEVNSIMGLGTSFLLTFPPVQVALV from the coding sequence GTGAAGCTGGGGGCCAAATTTTCGCTGTTCAATGCCTTGTCGCGGATTGCGATTTTGCTGCTGCTGGTGGGCGTGTTGCCGCCCGTGATGAGCCGCCTGGCCCTGCTTTCCACCGATCAGCGCCTGCAGCAAAAGAAAGAGAAAGTGCTGCGCATCATCCGGCGTACAGGCATTTCTACCTTTATCGAGGGCGAGCAGTCGTCTTATGGGAGCTACAACCTGCTGAAGGAGGAGTTTATCTCCCTGGAAGAGATTCCGCCGGGTCCTAAAATCGATGTTATTGAGGACTCGAAGCGGGCGGTGGAGGACGAGATTGTGGAATACCGTGTGCTCAGCTACTCCTTTGTGCAGGATGGGCAGCCGTATCTGCTGGAAATTGGCCGGAGCACGGGCAGCATTGGCGAAACGGAGAAGAACTTCCGCCGCTATGCCTTCTACATTCTGCTGGTAGCTATTGGCCTCACCACGCTGGCCGATCTGGCCTTCTTCCGCTACCTACTGGAACCCCTGAACACCATCATCCGGAAGCGGCTGAAAAACGTGCACAACCCGGCCTCTTTCACTTTCGACCCCATCCCGACCAGCACCACAGATTTCCGGTACCTCGATGAGAGCCTGCGGGAAATGATGACGACCATTCAGGAGTCGTTCACGAAGGAGCGCAAGTTTATTGCTGATGCCTCGCACGAACTGCTCACGCCGCTCACCGCCCTGCAGTACCGCTTTGATAATATGCTCGCCGACGAGAGCCTCTCCGATGAGAACCTGCTGCGCGTGGTAGAATCGCAGCGGACAGTGCACCGGCTGCGCACCATCATCAAGTCGCTGCTGATGATTTCCAAAATCGAAAACGACCAGTTCCCGCGCACCGAAACGGTTTCATTGGCTCAGCTGGTGGCGGAGGTAGCCGAGGAGCTGCAAGACCGCCTGCAAGTGCATAACCTCACGCTACACCAGCAAGTGTCCCCCGATTTTGCGGTGGTGAACTGCAACCGCGGCCTGCTGTTTACGCTGTTATTCAACCTGGTCAGCAATGCCATCAAGTACAACCGCCCCGAGGGCCAGATTCATGTGCTAGGCCACCCCGCAGGAGCCGGCTACGTGCTGGAAATCCGGGATACTGGCCTAGGCATCAGCAAAGAGCAGCTCCCGCGCCTGTTTGATCGGTTTGATAAAGGCGCCGCCGCTGATACCGACAGCTACGGCTTAGGCCTATCCATTGTGCGCACCATTGCCGAACTGCACCACATTCGCCTAGAAGTCAACTCGATCATGGGGCTGGGTACCTCTTTCCTGCTCACTTTCCCGCCTGTACAGGTTGCCCTTGTTTGA
- a CDS encoding response regulator transcription factor, protein MTVLIVEDERTMARELGIFLHQQSFVCTVARTAREASEQLADNGFDFVLLDLGLPGGDGLDVLAEAKQNDSTAAFIILTARGSVEDRIRGLELGADDYLAKPFSLPELLARMHAITRRRFGLNKPLVACGEFELDVQNRRLLHQHQEVSLSVKEFDVLSYLVLHRNRVLTRLQLTEHIWGNLPESGFDSNYIDAHIKNLRKKLGQYADVTWLETVRGLGYRAVLPK, encoded by the coding sequence ATGACGGTATTGATTGTGGAGGATGAGCGCACCATGGCGCGCGAGCTGGGTATTTTTCTGCACCAGCAAAGCTTTGTTTGTACTGTGGCCCGCACCGCCCGGGAAGCCTCGGAGCAGCTGGCCGATAATGGGTTCGACTTTGTGCTGCTAGACCTAGGCCTGCCCGGCGGCGACGGCCTGGACGTGCTGGCCGAAGCCAAGCAAAACGACTCCACCGCGGCCTTTATCATTCTTACAGCCCGCGGCAGTGTAGAAGACCGCATCCGCGGCCTGGAATTGGGGGCCGATGACTACCTGGCCAAGCCGTTTTCGTTGCCGGAGCTGCTGGCCCGCATGCACGCCATCACGCGCCGCCGCTTCGGGCTGAACAAGCCGCTGGTAGCCTGCGGAGAGTTTGAGCTGGACGTGCAAAACCGCCGGCTGCTGCATCAGCATCAGGAAGTGTCGTTGTCAGTAAAGGAATTTGATGTGCTGAGCTACCTGGTGCTCCACCGCAACCGCGTGCTTACGCGCCTGCAGCTTACGGAGCACATTTGGGGCAATTTGCCCGAATCGGGGTTCGACTCGAACTACATTGACGCCCACATCAAAAATCTGCGCAAGAAGCTAGGCCAGTACGCCGACGTAACTTGGCTGGAAACTGTGCGCGGACTGGGCTACCGGGCCGTATTACCGAAATAA